The Thermosynechococcus sp. HN-54 DNA segment CAGGTTGTCGCTCCCGTGCCCTGACTAGGTGTCCTTATGAAAAAGAATGACCGACGCTTTGGCCTCTCGAAACGGCAGTATCGTAAGCTAATACGCACAATTCGTCACTTGCTTCACCAGTTGCGCCTCTGGTTGCAACGACGGCTGAGTCCTGTGCTGCGACGGCAACGATTGCGATTTGGCCGCGCTGGTTTTGTGCTGCCCACAGCGGTCATTGTCCTTGTGGTGATCACGCTCACAGTAGGGGCACTCATGTTGCGGACACTTAATCGCACAGCAGAAGTCGGTGCCCAACGACAAGAACTACAGGTGCTAAATGCCACTGCTCCGGCAGTTGACCGCGCGAAGGCAAAGCTCGAGTATTTCTTCACTCAAGACCCGCTGCGACCTCAAGGGGTTCCCGGCGAGGCTCAAATTGAACAAATTATGCTCAACACTGCCAACCGCAACCCCGATCCCTACACCTTTGCTGATGAGCGGCGAATTGACATTAATGGGGATGGCGTTGTTGATAATGCATGGGCCTTTCAGCCGACGGCTGACTCGATTGTGGCCTACTCGATCCTAATGCGGCGACCCAACGATACCCAAATCAATCAAACGGATGCGCAAAAAGCGGCTGGCTTGCTGACCCGTAGTCGTCCTGTAGGAATTACTGAACAGGGCAATCAGTGTGCCAATGTTGGCCCGACGAGTGCAGCAGCGCAACAAGCAGAAGTAGGCTGGGATCCTGTCGGCACGGCAACGCTACGTAAGAATTTCCAAATCAACGCCTTTGTTTATGAAAACCGCAATGGTGGCCAAGCCCTTGCAACCATTGACTTTACCCAAGAGCGGGAACTGGATCGCGGGAATAAATGGGGCGCATGGTTCCGTAATGACCTTGAAATTTTCCCAGGGCCTGTCTTCCGCTGGAATGGAGCGATGCACACCGAGGGGAGTATCTTCTTTACGAGTAACAGTGGCTACACAGCATTCCTTGTCAGTTCGCCCAATTCCTGTATCTACACCCGCACGGCCTCAGAAATCACCACAGCCGAGGTAGTGGATGTCAACGATGTAGATAACGATGGAAATACGACCGAGATTATCTTCCAAGGCCAATTTATGGCAGGGAGCTTGCGGGATAACAACACGAACTCAGGGACGGTTGAAATTCACTCCTATCGTGAACCCCCTGCTGCCCCCTTTACCACGGGGGATGAAAACCCGCCTGCGCAAAACGTCAGACTAACGGCTGCACGGGACTCAGTGATTGATAACCGTAATCCTGCTGACGTTGCCCTGAACCCCGTGGCCATTTTGACCCAAGATCGGAGTATAGCTCGTGGCAGTGACCCAACCAACCTCAGTGTGCGCGATACCAACTGGGGGAATCAGTTTTATGTGCAACAGGGGCGCTTTGCTAACAAGCCCCAACCCAAGCCCTACGTAGATGACACCTATCGCGCTGATGACCGCTATGGTCCTAAACCCGTCTATGACGTTAGTATTCCTTCCTCTGACCCGCGGCGGCAAATTCCAGCGGGTACGAAAGTGGGTGACCCGATTGGCAACCAAGTGGCGGGTGCTCAAGATCTGCTGACGCGCAACATCGCACCCAATGATAGCCCCAACAAGCGTACTGACTTGGGCTTGGATGGCTATTGGGAGCGGCGGGCACGCCAAGAGGGATTGCGGATTATTGTGGGTGAACGACTGGAATTGGGCAAACCTCTTGATCCGCCTGCGGGTAATACCGCTGACAACAACCGTCGCAATGAGTTTTATCAACACCGTACCTTACGGGACAACCTTGCGGCGGTGCAGGCAACGGCTATTTACCACTACAAAGCAAATGGCACAACCATTAACAGCGCGATTCCAGATCCTTTTGTAGAGCCTTATCCGGGGCAAAACACGGGGGGCTATCAACCCATTGCTTGTCTAGCCACAACCCACCACCACGGCACGCCTCAAGCGACTCTGCGCAGCATCATGTTTGATCAGTACAGTGGCATTCAAGGCTTGCCCAGTGGTTTCCAGCTCTTTGACTTCTTTACAGGGCGGGGCACCAATGGTTGGGAGTTTATTCCCCCGAGTTTCAACAGTCCGGCCATGCAACAGGCAATGCAAAACCTGGTGGCCTATGCGAGTGATGGTCTGGATGGGGCTTTTCCACCCAAACAGGAAACAGGCGGTACCCTCATTCACCCCAACCCGGTTACCACCCGTGCCGGCAATTTCTCGAACCTTGCCCGCGCGCTCTCACCGCAAGGGAACAACAGCTTGGCGGATGAAAGTGCGAAACACACCGCAGGGTGTATGTTGGGGATGCTCGCCCACAGTGTGAATACGCTGCAGCAGTTGAGTATAGGCAGCCTCAACGTCGGCAACCAACTGACGAACCTCAACAACGCGATCGCCGACTTGGATGAATACTATCGTCCTAACTTCAACGGCTCGGTTCTCACCAATGGTGAAGTCATTCCCTTCCCTGAAAGTGGTACAACCCACAGCATCCGTACCTATCGCCAAGGGTTTGCCCAAGATCGCCAACTCGCCTATCGCGGAGGCTATTTGGATGCCAATGCCTATATCACCGCCCTCATTCCCAATGCTCGCTGGAGTCAGCGCCCTCTGCAGGAAACCAGTGCCGATGTCAATGCCCGCCTTGCCCGCCTGATTGCCCTTAAGGAGCAGGTGGCCTACGACCGTGATCCAGCAGGCTACACCTGTAGTATTCCCGACACTTATGTTCACTTGCGGAATGCCTTTTGCCTAGGGCGACGAGGATTTGTGATTGGTCAGCAGTTTACTGTGCCGCCGGTCGGTCAAACTGTGACGGTAAATGTTGAAGATGCCCCTAGCTATAACTTTGATGTGCGCGACTCTGATATTAACAATAGTGTTTATGTAACGGGTGTGGGGCGGATGATTTTGACAAACCGTACCACTGATGGCCGAGGTAAAGTTCTCACCGTCACTCTACTAAATCCGAACCCTGCCCAAGTAGGTAATGCGCCAGCGGGCACAACGATTCCAGCGGGAGCCTCTGCTTCGATTATGGGCAGCAATAATCTGGAGGTGGGTACCATTACTGTTGCTGTTGGATTTCCAAATAACCCTCTTCCCACTCTGAACCTTTCAAATACAAGTGCTAATTCTAGTGTAACGATCATCTACACAGGGCTAAGCTCTGCACTTGCAGCGGGAGACGTTGTCGAAATTCGCCGTCCCACTGGTATCTCAGTCCTGCCTGGTCGCCTAGAGGGACGCTTTGTGGTGACTGCCACTCCTACTGGCAATACAGCAACCTTGCGCTACCTTGGCGGCACAGAGCGGAGTGGTAGTGGTAGTAGTAGTCTTAACATTGCGGAGAACTCGACACTAGTGGTGCTCTCGCGCCGAGGGAGCAACCCCACTGCACCGATTCTCGGTACCTTTAATACGGTGATCAAATATCCGGCGCTGCGGGCGATCTTCAACCCACAAGGAGGGACGGCTGTATCACCCGCTGCCATTGCCGCAACCCCCCGTTCTAGCCCAACAGCTTTCCTCACGCCGAATGAGGCCGCCAATGGTGTTTTGGTGAATAACATTCGCTTTCCTGATCGCCTCAATCAAATCATTGACTTTAACGGCAATGCCCGCAACGTGGCCTTCCTTGACAACACCCTCTTCAATGGCCGTGAAGAGATGGCCGTGCGGGAAATGGATATTGACCTCAACCTGCTGCGGCGCACGCCTATTGGTGGCGATACGTGGCTGCCGATGGGGGGGATTGTCTATGCCTTCCGTGAAGATGCAGTGCGGGAGGATGGCATTGCCCGGCCTGCTGTCAGTGGCCAAAATTGGATGAATACCAACCCCAATGGGCCTCATGATCCGATTTTGACGGCGAATGGTATTTCCACGAAGCCGGTGGACTTCTTTGCTGATCCAATGCGGCGTCCCAATGGCTTCCGCCTCTGGAATGGCCAACGCCTTGACCGCCAAGGAATTGCTGCAGAGAAGAATATCGCGGGTTTGTCCTTTATCACGGATAACCCTGTCTATATTCAGGGGGACTTTAACCTCCACAGCACCGATGGCACAACGAATAACCTAATTGAGGAATTTAACCAAACCTTGACAACTGACTGGAGCAACTTCTACGGCCGCAGCACGATCAATAGTAACTTTGCTCGTCCGACAGGGGATACGTGGCGCCCCACGGAAATTCTTGCGGATGCGATTACAATTATTTCCAATAACTTCTGCAATGGCTCAGCCAACGACTACTTTGCTCAAGCCTACCAAGATACGATTCAAGGATGGGGCAACACTTCTCCTGAGAACCTAGCGATCAACTTTGTCCAAGACGTGGGAAGTAGCGCACGGGTTCACAACAGCACCAGTATTGGCCAAATCTACTTGGGGTGTGCCAACACCGATCAACTGCGTACCTCTTTCTTGAATGCCAATCGTCCTAGTGCCAACTTACCGGCAAATACTGTTTGGTTGCGGGAAAGTCCTTTTGATCCCACCTCGCCAGTCTATGTGGATCGCAATGGTACCCCTTGGGCTTTGAACTATCAAACCGGTGAACGAATTGGCGTTACCATCTCAGGTACTCCTCCAGTAGCTAATGCTGTAACTCTTACTCAATATCCCGATGGCCAAACAGCTCAAGCAGTGCCAAATAATGTTTACAACTCGTTCTATGTGTTTGGTGAGAATCGTGCCCGCAACGATACTACAGATACCCGTGTGAATGCGGTGCTCATTAGCGCCACTGTGCCCTCGCGACCGACCCAAGCCTATGGTGGCATCCATAACTTCCCACGTTTTATTGAGTCTTGGGGCAACCTTTGGATTCAGGGGGCATTTATTCAACTGAACTTCTCCACCCAAGCCACAGGCCCCTTTGACCAAGATCAGTGGGAAATTTCGCCAACCATTCCCAGCGATAGTCGCTGCCGCGATGTCAACACCGCCTTCAATTGTGAGGCGCAAGGTGCTGAGCTGATCCGCTACTACAATGCTCCGACTCGACGCTGGGGCTATGACGTGGGTCTGCAACTGGCACCCGCAGGACCTGTGGCCTCACGGTTTATCTCCCCTGCCCGCCAGCGGAGTGAGTACTTCACTGAACTGCCGGCGAGCGATCCCTATATTCTGCGCCTACGCTGTGCCCAACGTCCCAGTGGTATGGGCAGTGGCCGTATTGACCCGGCTGTAACCAGTTGTCCTGCCTAATTTACGGAGGTAATCTCGATATGAATCCTCAATTTGGCCGGCAGCAGCAAGTCAATGGTGGCCTTACCCTAGTGGAGTGTCTGATTGCCATTCTCGTAGTGAACTTGGGGGTGGCCATGTTGGCAGCACCCCTGCTGATGGTGGCAGCGACACGGTTGCGCAATGACCGCATTAACCAAGCTACGGAGCTAGCGCGTGCAGAGGTGGATCGGCTGCGGGTGATGATGGAGCAGGGGGTGGAAATTCGCACCACAACGACCAATGTTCTGCCCCCCGCGAGTTCTGTTTCAGCAACGATTGGCCAAGCAGCTCTGCTGTCGGCACAGCCACCTCCCAATAGCCTTGTGGATTGCTTTAGTTCATCGAACCCCTTGGGGCTGCCAACCAGTGCTACCCAAGCCTGCCGCCGTCGCCTCAACAATACAGAATTTGCCGTGCAGGTGTATCGCGGTCAACTGAGCGTCAACAGTGCTAACCTTGTGCTGGCGTATCCCGTGCAGGTGCGCGTCTATAGCGCTGAGGCTGTTCCCATCACGACAACAGCAACGACACCGATCACCCAAGAACCCGCGGCAATGACCAGCTCATTGGTGGGGGCAGAACGGCGTCCATTGGCAGTGCTGACGACAGAAATTATTCGCAGTGACTCTTCAGAAACCCTGTGTCGGCTAACTAACTGTTCCTAAGGAGAGGCTCTATGAAGCGCTGGCGCTGGCCACGGAAACGGCAAAAAGGCTTTACCCTTGTGGAAATTTTGGTGTCCTTGGTGATGGCCTCAGTGATTGTGGTCTCGCTAGGGGCACTGCTCATTGATATGCTGCAAACGGAGACCCGTGAGGCGTCGTTGAACCAGTTGCGCCAAGACTTGAAGGCGGCGATGGATGTGATCAGCACTGATTTGTCGCAAGCGGTATTTGTTTATAACGGCAACTGCTTGGCAGGTAGCGGCGGTGCGTGTGGTGAAGCAACTCGAAGTCAACCCCTAACCAACTACTTGCCCGCCTTCCCCAGTACGATGCAGCCGGTGCTGGCAATGTGGATCCTTGAGCCAGTGCCCTATGACCAAAACCAACTGGGGTATGACACCTACACCATTCCCGAAAACTGTAACAATGCATGGCCAGAGAATCTGCGACCTGACTGTATTGCTCTGCAAAATGCCCGCCGCGCCCACACCTTAGTGGTGTATTACCTCGATACGACTCCTAGCTCCCTCTGGCAAGGGCGTGCCCGCCTGCGGCGCTATACACTGCGCAAATATCGCGTCTTGACCAACACCTACCTTGAACTCAACCAAGGCTATGTGGAGCCGACGGGCTTCACCAGCTTTGCCCAATGGCCGATTAACGTTAATACGGGTGCTAGCTTGCAGAGTGTTCGTCCCCAAGCCGATATGGCGCGCGCAGTGGTGGTGACGGACTTTATTGACCTCAATTGGGACAATGAGAATGCCCTGATCCCTTGTCAAGAAGGCGTCACAACTCCCTTTGCTCCCGCCTATGTGCGAACTCCCTTGGCCACTCTTGGGGTGCCCAATAGTTTCTATGCCTGTGTACAGTCCCGCGGCGCCAGCTTTAACAATGCCACGTTTGTCTATCTGCGGGGAAACCCTCAGGGAATGCCGGGCATTCGTCCTCAAGATGAAGCGACTCGACCGGTGATTACCACTACGGTGCTGAGCCGCTCTGTGCAGCGCAAAGTCCCCAACTTCTAGAAAGGAGTCTGGTATGCAAGTGTCACGACAGTCAACGCGGGGATATAGCTTTGTTGAGGTGTTGGTCGTCATTGTCCTGATTGGGGTGGTCATTGGCATTGGCACGATGAGCATTTTCCCCTTGTTACAGCGGCAACGGGTGCGGGCAGCAACCAATAATGCCCGTAATGCTTTGCGCCTTGCGCAAGCGGCTGCCAAAAAGGAAAACTTGCCCTGGGTTGTCGCCTTTCGCAATACGGATACGGGTGTGCAGTGGACCATGAACCGCACCACGACGCCTCGCGAGCAGTGGCGGTGGCAACCTTTGGTAGAGGATGATGAGCAAGTGGTAATGGTGATGTGGGGAACAGATTTCAACAGTCCTATCACGAGTTCTAGTGGGTCACGATTAGAGTGCTGGCAGGAGGCGGCGCGGGACACAAATCAGTGCGAGCTGGCCTTTGACCATCAGGGTCGGGTGATTACACCGGTGACGCCACGGCGGATTTCCTTTAGCATCTATGCCTATGAGTATGACTATTTGCGCTGTGTGCGCCTTTCAACCGTGCTAGGTGCGATGCGCACTGAGGAGGGGGATGTCTGTACGCAGTACATGGAATAGATGTCGCTCGTTAACTTAGAAGTAGAAAGCAGTATTGCCAAGGATGAGTTTCTATGTCCCAGCCGATTATTCGTTTGAAATTGCTCTTTACGCTCAATGAACAACTGGAGCGGCGGCGCCAACTGAATCACAATAGCGGGTTGTCATTACCGGAGGTGCTGGCTGTTATTGTCATTATTGGCGTGATTGCTCTGATTGCCTTGCCCTCACTGCTGAATCAGCGCACTAAGGCGCAACTGGCCAGTGCCAAGTCCACGATTGGTGCAGTTAATCGTGCGCAGGAAGCCTACCGTGTGCGTCACAAAATTTTTGCCACCAAGCTATCCTACTTGAAAATTTACGACACCAGTGGCGGTGGTTATAAGATAGAGGGCTATCATCCCCTTGTTCTGACCTATGACCAAATCAAGGATGCCAAGACCAATGCCATTCTCTATGCGGGTGGCAATCCGTGGTACGTGTCGGTGCATGCTCAAGCCATTGATCCAGCGGGAAGAGGTGTTTCCGGCTGTGTCTGGGCAAAGCCCGGTGATCTCGGTGTAACCACGGCTTCTGTGAAGGAGGGGACGACGGCTGCGCCTCCGGGGGATTGCTGGGCAACTGTGCCTCAAGGAACGGGTGAACCGGTGAAGTTTTACGCAATTCAGACGACGGAATAACTTTAAGGGGTCAAAATTTGTACAAGAATTCGCAGGAGGTCTTCCAAGTCGGCGGGCACTCGGTAAAGATTCAAGTCCTGAGTGAAGGTGCGGGTCTGAGGATCAAATTGCCCAAACTGCCAAATATTGCCTGTTGAAATCGCTCCTTGGAGAAGGGGTTGTTCTGATTCAATCCATTGATCAAGGGCAATCAATTCGATCGCTAGTTGCACAAAGCCTCGTTCTAAATCCTCATTTTTGGCTTCAATGACCAGAAAGAACTGTCCGTTTTGCAAAAGATAATCTAGGGAGCCTTTGAGCTGATGACTGACAACGATCGGATACTCAACGTTGAGGGTTGCTTGGGTATAGTGCAGGACATCCATTAATACAGGGGCAATCAGAAATTCCCGCCGTGCGATTTCGCTCGTGAGACTGAGACGGGGCAGGCTTTCTTCGATGCGGGTTTTGAGATCAGTCAGGCGATCGAGGGTTCCAATATAGCGAGGCAAATTCAGGGAACACCGCCTTAAAGCAACGTTGAAGCATGCCAAGATGTCTTGGGGCGCAAAATTGAGTTTGAAATAATCCGCGAACGTATAGGCGCGATCGGGCTGAATGATAGCTGCTTTCGGCACTATGGTTTGATCTCCTGTGAGGGCAGTAGGTCACTACTGAGTAAATTGCGGTCAGTACCCCATATTTTAAGAAAGAGCCGTCAGTTGCGGTCGAAAGTAGCGCAGTCTCAGGGCATTCATGACGACCGAAAAGGAACTGAAGGCCATGGCCGCACCTGCCAGCA contains these protein-coding regions:
- a CDS encoding prepilin-type N-terminal cleavage/methylation domain-containing protein, with product MKRWRWPRKRQKGFTLVEILVSLVMASVIVVSLGALLIDMLQTETREASLNQLRQDLKAAMDVISTDLSQAVFVYNGNCLAGSGGACGEATRSQPLTNYLPAFPSTMQPVLAMWILEPVPYDQNQLGYDTYTIPENCNNAWPENLRPDCIALQNARRAHTLVVYYLDTTPSSLWQGRARLRRYTLRKYRVLTNTYLELNQGYVEPTGFTSFAQWPINVNTGASLQSVRPQADMARAVVVTDFIDLNWDNENALIPCQEGVTTPFAPAYVRTPLATLGVPNSFYACVQSRGASFNNATFVYLRGNPQGMPGIRPQDEATRPVITTTVLSRSVQRKVPNF
- a CDS encoding type IV pilin-like G/H family protein; this translates as MSQPIIRLKLLFTLNEQLERRRQLNHNSGLSLPEVLAVIVIIGVIALIALPSLLNQRTKAQLASAKSTIGAVNRAQEAYRVRHKIFATKLSYLKIYDTSGGGYKIEGYHPLVLTYDQIKDAKTNAILYAGGNPWYVSVHAQAIDPAGRGVSGCVWAKPGDLGVTTASVKEGTTAAPPGDCWATVPQGTGEPVKFYAIQTTE
- a CDS encoding prepilin-type N-terminal cleavage/methylation domain-containing protein, translated to MQVSRQSTRGYSFVEVLVVIVLIGVVIGIGTMSIFPLLQRQRVRAATNNARNALRLAQAAAKKENLPWVVAFRNTDTGVQWTMNRTTTPREQWRWQPLVEDDEQVVMVMWGTDFNSPITSSSGSRLECWQEAARDTNQCELAFDHQGRVITPVTPRRISFSIYAYEYDYLRCVRLSTVLGAMRTEEGDVCTQYME
- the hpsA gene encoding hormogonium polysaccharide biosynthesis protein HpsA — encoded protein: MKKNDRRFGLSKRQYRKLIRTIRHLLHQLRLWLQRRLSPVLRRQRLRFGRAGFVLPTAVIVLVVITLTVGALMLRTLNRTAEVGAQRQELQVLNATAPAVDRAKAKLEYFFTQDPLRPQGVPGEAQIEQIMLNTANRNPDPYTFADERRIDINGDGVVDNAWAFQPTADSIVAYSILMRRPNDTQINQTDAQKAAGLLTRSRPVGITEQGNQCANVGPTSAAAQQAEVGWDPVGTATLRKNFQINAFVYENRNGGQALATIDFTQERELDRGNKWGAWFRNDLEIFPGPVFRWNGAMHTEGSIFFTSNSGYTAFLVSSPNSCIYTRTASEITTAEVVDVNDVDNDGNTTEIIFQGQFMAGSLRDNNTNSGTVEIHSYREPPAAPFTTGDENPPAQNVRLTAARDSVIDNRNPADVALNPVAILTQDRSIARGSDPTNLSVRDTNWGNQFYVQQGRFANKPQPKPYVDDTYRADDRYGPKPVYDVSIPSSDPRRQIPAGTKVGDPIGNQVAGAQDLLTRNIAPNDSPNKRTDLGLDGYWERRARQEGLRIIVGERLELGKPLDPPAGNTADNNRRNEFYQHRTLRDNLAAVQATAIYHYKANGTTINSAIPDPFVEPYPGQNTGGYQPIACLATTHHHGTPQATLRSIMFDQYSGIQGLPSGFQLFDFFTGRGTNGWEFIPPSFNSPAMQQAMQNLVAYASDGLDGAFPPKQETGGTLIHPNPVTTRAGNFSNLARALSPQGNNSLADESAKHTAGCMLGMLAHSVNTLQQLSIGSLNVGNQLTNLNNAIADLDEYYRPNFNGSVLTNGEVIPFPESGTTHSIRTYRQGFAQDRQLAYRGGYLDANAYITALIPNARWSQRPLQETSADVNARLARLIALKEQVAYDRDPAGYTCSIPDTYVHLRNAFCLGRRGFVIGQQFTVPPVGQTVTVNVEDAPSYNFDVRDSDINNSVYVTGVGRMILTNRTTDGRGKVLTVTLLNPNPAQVGNAPAGTTIPAGASASIMGSNNLEVGTITVAVGFPNNPLPTLNLSNTSANSSVTIIYTGLSSALAAGDVVEIRRPTGISVLPGRLEGRFVVTATPTGNTATLRYLGGTERSGSGSSSLNIAENSTLVVLSRRGSNPTAPILGTFNTVIKYPALRAIFNPQGGTAVSPAAIAATPRSSPTAFLTPNEAANGVLVNNIRFPDRLNQIIDFNGNARNVAFLDNTLFNGREEMAVREMDIDLNLLRRTPIGGDTWLPMGGIVYAFREDAVREDGIARPAVSGQNWMNTNPNGPHDPILTANGISTKPVDFFADPMRRPNGFRLWNGQRLDRQGIAAEKNIAGLSFITDNPVYIQGDFNLHSTDGTTNNLIEEFNQTLTTDWSNFYGRSTINSNFARPTGDTWRPTEILADAITIISNNFCNGSANDYFAQAYQDTIQGWGNTSPENLAINFVQDVGSSARVHNSTSIGQIYLGCANTDQLRTSFLNANRPSANLPANTVWLRESPFDPTSPVYVDRNGTPWALNYQTGERIGVTISGTPPVANAVTLTQYPDGQTAQAVPNNVYNSFYVFGENRARNDTTDTRVNAVLISATVPSRPTQAYGGIHNFPRFIESWGNLWIQGAFIQLNFSTQATGPFDQDQWEISPTIPSDSRCRDVNTAFNCEAQGAELIRYYNAPTRRWGYDVGLQLAPAGPVASRFISPARQRSEYFTELPASDPYILRLRCAQRPSGMGSGRIDPAVTSCPA